The Hordeum vulgare subsp. vulgare chromosome 4H, MorexV3_pseudomolecules_assembly, whole genome shotgun sequence genomic interval GCTCATCCTCTCGAATGCTATTCATCACTCAACAATTATTTTCTCTAAAAATCAGTCATATACTGCCTAGATCAGTAGTCAAGATTGGTGCACCATCATGCACCGTAGCTCGACTGACCGGCGATGGTTTAGCTGTGTCGTTGATGCATGGACTTAATTAAAAATGAACTTGCAAGTATCAGCTCCCGCTCAGACATGTTTTTACACCAACGAATCTCTGAGACATAGTGTCATATTGCTAATGGATCATGGAAATGACTCCACGTCTACACGTACCAAGTTGGCACAAATGCATCGAACATTCACTACTTATTAACTAGCTATAGTACTACTATGTCGTATTTCCTCCCTTTCCGTTTATTTGACTCAATTCAAAAATCTCATCAACGAAGGTAGATGATGAGTGGTGAAATATTTTaataattataaaaatatatttaattaaTGTGCTTGTTTTAAAAATATACTAATTGCAATGTATGGATTTGTGACTAGTAAATGACGGATAACTTTTACTCCTTGATACTCCTTGCATGCAGCTATTTAACCCACCTCAAAATCTGATAAACATATAGCTATTTAAGGCAGCTATTTTGagtaagagggtgcttggatccaaggacTAAAACTAATCTGATTAAAAATAgtttctttaagaggctaaagtttcaaGCATCCCTAACTAAAGAGGGGCAAAAACTAGTCTTGATGCTAAAtttttttagtcaggggtacccctactaaaatatgAATTAGTcacctctctcctcatttaactcctctcctttaacacatgcgagttctggattggagggtttgaagGATAATAAATGTTCATTAACTTGACTTTAgactctttagtatttggatccaaacatgggtgaggctagcaagttttagtcccactaTTTTTAATCATGGGACTAAAATGTATCAAGCACCCTctaagtactagtactagtagtaggttTTTCTTAGTCCTTGCATGCAGCTATTTAACGCACCTCAAAATCTGAAACTACCGGAGGCAATAAAATTTAAGGCTTATAAAACAGAGAAATATAAAAAACTGAGATAAGCCATGTAAATAGAAAGAAGTAATTATTCAGGCACATGATATTAGGTCTTTGATTTGACTAATAAAACATGCATGATATCTCACAAAAAATTATATTGTTAAAAACTTGATATGACAATGAATCTAAAAAGATTTTTTGTGTGTAAAGTATAGTGTAGGAGTATGTTTTTCTAGTCAAATTGAAAACCTACAAACCCATGCCCGACTTATAAAAGCCCAAATGGAGGGAGCAGTGTATCGGAGTTACAGATTTTTTATTCCGAGTAAAATGATGTTGCAATTAGTGTTACAACCCGAATATTCATTCAAAATTAAGTCTGTTATTTAATTAGATAATGGAGATGCCGACGGGGCTGCCACTGCCGTCGATGGGGGAGGTGGCTGCGCAGCTGGCAGTGTACTTCCTGGTGGAGGACTACATCAACTACTGGATCCACCGGTTGCTGCACACCAAGTGGTGTTACGACAAGATCCACAGCGTCCACCACGAGTTCACGGCGCCCATGGGCTACGCCGTGTGGTATGACCACTGGGCGGAGAAGCTCCTCCTCTCCGTTGCCTCCCTGGCCGGCCCAGCCATAGTGCCGTGCCATATCACCACCCTCTGGCTCTGGTTCGTGGCCCGCCTGCTTGTGGGCATCAATATACACAGCGGGTACGTCGATCATATAGCTACAAACTTCTCCTGGTGGCACGCCAGAGCAAAGAGCCGAGTAAATCATAAGTATATGAATACTGATGTTTGAACTGTAGGTTCAAGTTGCCGTTTGGCCTTGCGAAGTTTATACCATTCTATGGGGGAGCGGAGCAGCATGACTACCATCACTACGTCGGAGGGCAGAGCCAGAGCAACTTCGCTCCCGTTTTCACCTACTGTGATTATATATACGGGACGGACAAAGTATGTGTGCATTGCACAGGGCTTGtggttttctacacaaaaatcgaTAATTAAAATATAGAAATAGGAATCCGTATACATAAGTTCTATTTCTTTGGCACTAAATAGTAGATTAATTGTTGTTTCAGGGGTATAGATATCATAAGGCGACCCAAGCAAAGGTAACTTCTGTCAGCCATCTTTTAAAGATGGGTCAGCGGTTCGATGATGACGACGGCTTCTAAAAACATGTGCACGTGATGTATGCTTAGTTTGCTGCATCGATCGTAGATTTTGATATATTATGCGGATGGATCGACGATGATATCAGTTTTAAATATTAAAAATGAGAGCACTTTACATTATTGACTTTGTACTTCCTCTCTAttaaaataattatagttggaGACAAGTAGTCTAATTTTTTCAACTATAATTATTTTGGTACATAGGGAGTAGATGTGAATGATGACTTCGGGTGACTTGAGATATGTTCTTATCAGACCTTTATTGAATAATTAGTAAAAATGGTTTTATGCATCAATTAATGCAGAGACCCAGGGttttaacctccttttccaaaaaataaataaatacttaGTTGTATTGTGCGTCGAGGTGGAGGGAAGTAGGTCTTTGGACAAAAGTCTTGCTTTCGCTTACGTGCAACAATGACATGATGACGCCTATTCCTTTGAAGTCGTCATCGAAGAGTTCCTCCTCTTCACTAGATTGTGGTTGATCACTTCTTCGGTTGGCGTTTATCACATCCTTTATCAGGTTTTGATGGGTGGTGTATGGGAGAAACTTTACTGATCGACCAGGGTTGATGCCGGCAACTACGTCGTCCGTGAGGTCGTATTTCCTTCTTGAAGGTATCCTAGAAGAGCCAATTCATTCCTTTCTGGGTAGCGGGATGTAGTGGTTCATGATGGGGATTTCGCTTGATTGTCTCTTTTCTTAAAAATGAGAATAACCCCATGCACACAGCCATACTCAATGAGCATGCGGAAAAAGAAAAGCATAACACATGACTCATGGTTGGGTTTTCGCTTGATTTTTTAGAAGAAAGAAAACATCCGACCTCTCCATCCAGCAATGCACTAGGTTTCCGTAAAGGAGGATTACCTTCTTTGATTGTcccttatatcaatcaagtaataCTTGCCCGGTTTTTGGCCTAGTTGTTCTTTAATTCTATTCTTATTTATGAAATCACATGAGCACATTTCCCTCTTCACAACTGGAATCGACGCGTATGCCGAGTGTCAGAAACACTCGGCAAAGGGCCTAAAACCcttggcaaagcctttgccaagaGTTGTACTCGGCAAAGTCCATCCAGCGTACACCTCTCAGGCAAACAGAAATTTGTCGAGAGCCAAAACATGGACACTCGGGAACCACTTTGTCGAGTGCCGAACAGTACGCATCAGTAAAATAAATTAACTCATGGACGACAGCCAAGATGGTGGTTGCCACGTGGCGTCACTTTGCCGAGAGCATCCCTGAGCAAAGACAGTTAATAAGATACGAGCACGTGTAAAGCACCTGACATGTGAGTCACACAGAGTGAGCCGAGCGCCAGCTTTGCCTAGAGCCACCCTCGGCAAATGCAGCCAATAGGAAACAACCACACTCGAACTCATGGCAGGCGGGTCCCGCAGCATACGCTGAGCGCCACCTTTGTCTACCACCTGACAACATGGTCCCACAACATACGCCAAGCACTTTCTTCGCTGAGAGATATGCTCGGCGAAGCCAGCCATTAGGAAACATACACGTGGCTACCACCTGACATCCGAGTATGTAGTTTGCCTAGAGCCACTCTCGGAAATCCTTATACCTTTTGCCAAGATGTAGAAGCTCTCGATAAAGATGTCATTATCTACAGGTTGGTATGTTTCCCGAGAGGTCTCTCGGTAAAGGTTGTATCCTTCTCCAGTTCAAGAGTTTTTACTGAGAGCCCTCTCGGTACAAGTCATATTTCCGAACGTCACTCTCAAGAAAGTTTTGTCCAacaatctttttttgttttttgtttcatcCCTGCAATACAGCAACAGTACATAGTGCATcccacatagaacatctcacaTATAAGCAGCACCACACAAAAAAGGCAATAATTCTCAAGAACATCCCACCTAAAAACAATTGTGCATAAAAGGTGCAATAGTTGTCAAGCACACTCGACTACCACAAGTTCACAAGTCTCAAGAACACATAAGATGCAATTGTTCTCAAGCACACACAAGAAAGAGTTTCAAACACAAAATAACATGAAGTTCACGCGGTTTTGGAGATCGGAGTGAGAACATCAACATCAGAAGGTGTCACTCCGTTTGCTTCCCAAACTCCACCAACTTGAGGTGGAACTACTCGAATATTGTTCGACCCTTGTGATGTATTGCTTCCCCAACTTCACAAGTCTAAAGAACGCACAAGATTATCACAAGTCTCAAGAACACACAGGACGTCGAACCCATGTCCAAGCCACTTGATCCAGAGCCGCTCAACATTGCTGGCGAGGGGAAAGACCATGGACGCTACCTCCTTTACAACGGGGCGATCGCCACCTTCTCGCATTGCAAGCTCCACGAGATACGTGCGTCGGGCACAAGCTCAACTCTGTCCATATAGAGTCGCCCGACCACCACTTCCTGTGAGATCACGTGTCTCAAGGTTAGCATCATAACCATTCATTTATGTCCATGCCTCGAAATACACTTGCAACCTATATGACCCTAATACCATATTACATTATTTATTTGATCAGCGGGCTGCTGAAGAGGAGCAAAGgcgacaggttgaggagcaaaggCGTCAGGCTAAGGAGGGGAAAAGAGAGAATGAGAACGTAGAAATGAACGAAAGGTTCAAGCCACTCGTGAAAAAACTAGAGGTATAACAGTCTCTAAATTTGGCATCATTCATTATATAGCGATGAAGAATGCTCACGTGACTCTACTTTTATAGGCTATTATGCAATCTCAAGGCGGTGGAAATGatgtccctcctcctcctcctcaagacGGTTGTATGAAGATGTGAACTTCTATGTGATGTGCATGTGTTTTTCAAGTAATGAACTTTCATAAGTTAACCCTATGTATGAATTTGTGAACTTGTGTGTCATGTATACTAGTATGATACATTGACCTATGTCACCTAGTTTGAGTTATGCTTATGTGAACTACTTTAAATTGTGCCTATGTGTGTGATGTGTTGCTCGATGAATTTGTAGGGAGCTAGAAGCTCCCACATTGATTTGTTATGATAATATTTCCCACACTGAAGATATAGATAGAAAATGCAATCTTGTTGTTTTTAGGGATTTGATAAGAAACAGATACACAACAGAAGCAATAG includes:
- the LOC123446160 gene encoding very-long-chain aldehyde decarbonylase GL1-10-like codes for the protein MLPYATGAEAEEALGRTLTYAEAAWLRYSASVPDRWLHLHSVAMTMVVYTLAPLPLALLELRTPAAAAPYKLQPRARHSLAVFLRCYVESVRVLLLLGPCLLVSYTDTKIMEMPTGLPLPSMGEVAAQLAVYFLVEDYINYWIHRLLHTKWCYDKIHSVHHEFTAPMGYAVWYDHWAEKLLLSVASLAGPAIVPCHITTLWLWFVARLLVGINIHSGFKLPFGLAKFIPFYGGAEQHDYHHYVGGQSQSNFAPVFTYCDYIYGTDKGYRYHKATQAKVTSVSHLLKMGQRFDDDDGF